The stretch of DNA CCCGCCCTGAGCACCGGGCCCGCACTGAACACCGGGCCGGCCCTGAACACCGGGCCCGCACTGAGCCCGGGCCCTGAGCCCCGGGCCGGCCCTGAGCACCGGGCCCGCCCTGAGCCCGGCCGCTGaccccgggcccgccccgcaCACAGCGGGGCAGCGCCGGCGTGTCCGGGCTGGTGCTGCTCCGCTGCACCCAGCGCCGCACAGCAGAGTCCTGGGGCCCGGCAGAgacacacagggcacagcagtgtcAGCCCCGGTACTCGGGGCGGGGACGGATGCCACGATCAAAGCCGTGAGCTTTGACCAAGACAGCCTTTAACTCTGCAaagcctgctcccagctcccctgccgcggaaatttccttcctttcaccTCCAGAAGATTTGCCGTGTTCTTGGACTGCAAAGAAACCGTATTTAAATAAAAGGcgagaaaacaaaatttttattccattcaCAAAAAGTGAGAATCTCTTTCTAGTCATGCTTTCCCTCAAAGTTCTTTACTGTTTGAATAGAACAAGTTTATCAAACTGAATTATTCTTCAAGAGACATGCACTTTAAGTTCTATGTTCTTCCAAGTATTATGTACTATAACAGAAGGGGGAAAGCTAAGTAGAAGTGGAGAACTTTAATACAAAAAGCAGACAACAAGTCTTAAGCTGCCATGGACTCCCAAATCAAAACCTTGGAAATATGTCAGCAATATCACTGGACTGTCAAAAGCAGAGTTGTCAAACAAATGGCAGATGATTGAGAAGATTTACTGTTTGAGGTATGTGTTGAGCCAACCAATAACTCTTTCCATAAATCTTTGGTCAAATTTCTTTAAGAAcatgcagaaattaaatatgCAACAAGgcagaagcaaacaaaactgCCACCTGTTTGTGCACTTTAAGGAGAGCAGCTCGCCCCATGGCAGCCCGCGGCAGTGCCACAGGTGACCCACCGCCGGCGGCCCAGGGCGAGGAACTGCCCCGGGGCTCAGCGCTTTCTGCTGCTCCTACCACAACGCACAGCAAACAAAAcgagcaaaacaaaaccccagccACAGTCCATCCCGGAACATCCCCTGTGCCGTTCTGCCTGCGGCACCCTGCCGGCCCGCGGGCTCCCTCCAGCAGCCGCGGGCAGGGCAAGCCGGGGACAGGCCCGGGTCAGGCCGGGGACAGGACCCACCGGAGCGGGGAGaggggcggcggccgccgcgctGCCCTCAGCCGCTCTCCGGCGGCTGCTTCTCCTCGGCCGGGcgctcccagcccagcccagccccgcacAGCTCCCCCAGACCCGCGGCGGGGACACGGTGCCGGGGACACGGAGCCGCGGACAGCAGGCTCGGGGAGCGCCGGCCAAGGACCGCCAGCCACAGCAGGCTCTGCGGGAAAGGAGTGCTAGGCTTTGCTTTAGCctcacctctgcagcagccatgagaaaagtcttttaaaaaaaaacctttaaaagcttaaaatagTTGATTTCTTCTTGTGTTCAGAGAATATAGTCTACAATTTAATTTCAAGTACCGCAGCTGTTTTTTAGATAGATGTATTCCTACAAAAACAGGTTGTAATAAttctttacaaatatttttttttcctaaccaTGTGGTCTGTTGCACAACTGCAGGATGGAATTCTTAATATAAAATCCACAGCCCATAGAAAATTCAATTATATATATGAATTCCATAGCTGATACAAAACAGTATAACAATTTTGTGGATAAAGAAGCCGCTTTATCACTGATTTTCTCAGCATCGGCACATCTGTAAGCAACAGAGATGTACGCATAGCTGTATTACTGGGCTACTGATCTGTGAAATCCCTCACTGTTTTGTAATTATTCCTCCTCTCACAATTATATAAAAGTGTCAGAAAACAGGTGGAAGATGAGCCATGCCCTCCCAACAAGAATTCTGTTGATGGGTTAAGAGATATGTTTCAAAAATGCATAGGAAAAAAGACAACTCAAAACCAAAGGAAGTCTCTTGCTGTGGCAACACCTTTCAAATGCCATTTCCCACCCAGAAGAGATTGGAAGACATTACCTGACAGACAACTTAGTTCCCTAAGAAATTAAGTGGGAGGTTTCCTTTCTGGTGGTTGTAAGTAAATGTCCATGTCACAGAATGACAATACTTCTACAAccatttttccaggattttgtcAGAAGCTGTAGGATTAACTTTGACATTCATGAGCTTTCTTCACGAACTCATTTTTGTTCAATTAAAAGAAGATAGAAGCTAATGAAGAGGTCAAACTTCGTGACACACATTTCAAGAAGCTCCCAACCATGTATTTCACCAAAACTCCTGAAAAAGCAGGAGGCTGTAAAAGGAAAGGATTCTGGGTTACAATGAAGACGATGAACTCAATGAGGATGGACAGTGAGGTAAGAACTGCTGGAACATGTGCAGAACCAGTCTCCACCAAGTGCAGTACCAGCCCTGATCCCTGGCAAGCACTGCCACCACGAGGCTCCATCctgctttgcattttccctacaaacaggaaattaaaattctcatttttccatttccatttttctacCACACACACCTCGCTAGAAGCGCTTTTGTGCATGCAAGCACATGGCTGGAGATTTGCTTCTGGCACTTTAGGGCGTTTATAAGGAATACTAACATGTTTTTCAAATCgttttattccttttgttcTGCCTAGGAAGCGGAGCTAGGAGAATATAATAAAGACCACGCAAGTATCCAAGTAGCCAGCACTTGCACACAAccagtgctctgctgccagctcttgCCCAGGACTaccacacagccctgcaccTGGGCACCCTCTCGCTGCCACTAGCCTTACACATGCTTCCACGTGCTTGAGtaccaacaaaaaaatcccaaagaactGGCAAAGtaagatttatttaaaaatatttatactaaCTTATCActtagggaaaacaaaacaacagtgagACAGAGGGGAGCATTTGCTCAGGAGTAATATGGGAGACTGATGATGACAACACTTGCAGGTTTCTCATATATGCCTCTTAGAAAGAAGTCTGGACTTTTCTCCATCCCAGAAGACTGCTCCCTGGATGGACCTCATAGGAGTTAATTTGAGAAGAGAGTCTGAATGACACTCGTGGCTTCTCCTGTGGCATCACCTGCACTTGCAGAACAGCCCAGTCTCCAACCCTCCCTCCAGAGATCATCACATCTTGccaagcagtgctgctgccacccaCTCAGACAAATTACTACTTCTCTGGGTTGGCAAATTTTTAGAGGtaacagtataaaaataaacactggcATACAAATTATCTTTCTatggaaaggagagggaggaagaaagggTAAAATGGAAACAGGCTCACGTGAATAGTGAAGAAAATTCACTTCAAGACTACAGTAatcaaaaagcaagaaaacacacTCTAAAGTCTACTGTTCAGCAGTGGGTTACAATGACAAATCTGAGACTGTGATCgacatcccagcagcagcagagccccttCTCCAGCCTCCCCAGGGCCAGAGCACTGCCCCTGAAAGACACCCTcggggtgtgtgtgtgtgtgtgtgtgtgtccccagcctggtgGCAGTGTGTCCCAGCatgtccccagccccatggcagtgtgtgcccagcatgtccccagccccatggcAGTGTGTGCCcagcgtgtccccagccctgtggcagtgtgtgcccagcatgtccccagccccatggcagtgtgtgcccagcatgtccccagccccatggcAGTGTGTGCCcagcgtgtccccagccccatggcAGTGTGTGCCCAGCGTGTCCCCAGCCTGGTGGCAGTGTGTGCCCAGCGTGTCCCCAGCCTGGTGGCAGTGTGTCCCAgcgtgtccccagtgtgtcccagcgTGTCCCCAGCCCGGTGGCAGAGTGTCCCAgcgtgtccccagtgtgtcctagcgtgtccccagccctgtggcagtgtgtgcccagcatgtccccagccctgtggcagTGTGTGCCcagcgtgtccccagccccatggcAGTGTGTGCCcagcgtgtccccagccccatggcAGTGTGTGCCcagcgtgtccccagccccatggcAGTGTGTCCCAGCATGTCCCCAGCCCGGTGgcagtgtgtcccagtgtgtccccagtgtgtcccagcgtgtccccagtgtgtcccagcgTGTCCCCAGCCTGGTGGCAGTGTGTGCCCAGCGTGTCCCCAGCCTGGTGGCAGTGTGTCCCAGCGTGTCCCCAGCCTGGTGGCAGTGTGTGCCCAGCGTGTCCCCAGCCTGGTGGCAGTGTGTCCCAgcgtgtccccagtgtgtcccagcgTGTCCTCAGCCCGGTGGCAGAGTGTCCCAgcgtgtccccagtgtgtcccagcgTGTCCCCAGCCCGGTGGCAGTGTGTCCCAgcgtgtccccagtgtgtcccagcgtgtccccagtgtgtcccagcgTGTCCCCAGCCCGGTGGCAGTGTGTctcagtgtgtccccagcccggtGGCAGTGTGTCCCAGCATGTCCCCAGCCCGGTGGCAGTGTGTCCCAGCGTatccccagtgtgtcccagtgtgtccctaGCCCGGTGGCAGTGTGTCCCAGCGTGTCCCCAGCGTGTCCCAGCGTGTCCCCCCAGCCGCAGTGTGGGGCTCCGGGGCTCCTGCAGGGTGTCCAGCGCCCACACCTgggtgctgcagcctggagctccagctccatctcctGGGGAAATCCTGCCTTTCTGCCAAGCCTCAACATTCCTGTAACACTGTTAATGAAGAAGTGGGCTGAGAACTCATCACCATGTGAATTCCCTCAATATTCAATTCAATTACAGCTCTCTTCCTAAATCATCTTTTTTACTTAACCAAACTCTAAATTGACAGAGCTAATAAGCTCGGGAGAATCAGTGTACACCATCCATTTCTGGGAACAGGACGATATTTTCTAAGACACATTAATAACTACGACAGGATTTATGTGTAAGATAAATTcatttcaatttcctttttcaattAATGGCCAATTATTTGAACTCAGCTCAACCAAAAATATTACTCAAGTATCATTAATCTAACAAAAATTAACTTTACTGTTCTCTCAGTAACGAGCAGATATAATTTTAAGGTACAATAACACACTTGAATAACACGTTGCCCATCTGTATTCTCAGGACCACTGCTCCCCACTGGAGCCCCCCGTCATGCTGGCTCAGGTTATTGCTCTTAAGGATAGTGACTTGGGCAAAGGTCTGCcctggatgctgctgcaggCTACCAGTGCATTATCTACCTTGGAGTAAGAGCcatcttacattttaaaaaatgctggtACAGAGCATGTGAAGTAAAaacaattccagggaaaaaaaaaaaaaaaaagaaagcacaacCTTTTCCTGCacaccctggcagtgcctggacTTGCTTTATCCTGAGTGTTCCCACAGTCTGGTGCCACCCACCCCCAGCCAGGAGCACTGGGTGCTGCATGGCCTGGGGCACCgctgagcctgccctgctctgggacagcGACTGCCCCGCGGGTGCAGGGACACGGCTCGGACAGGGCACCACCAAGCACCAGTGCACACGGCAGGGGCACCCAGAGGGGCGCTCAgctccccacatcccccagGACCCCTGCCCATGGAGAGGAGACCCCATGGGCACTGACTgactgctgcctctgccacctTCAGCACCCCAAACCTCTCTGCCTCAGGAACTGAAGCGCAGGGGTGTAGAAAGCACCTCAGAAAAATGCCTGTTGCCACTGTATTCTTTCTTTATAACTTACTTTGTCCAGCCCCCAGGTGGTTATTGCAGGGAAGTTTCATTTCAATCATTATCTCAGCAAACCCACCCTCTGAACGTGGGGAGCTGTGCAAGCACAGCAACCTCTCTCTCTTCAATCCACTGGTATTAATAAAATTCTGCTTGCAGCTTGAGGCTCTGGTGTTGTTTAAACACATCTCTAATGTCAGAAACGCTGGTTTTGAAAGGAtggttttggtttagttttttttaatttgaatgaaACCCTGCTAGACAATGAACTAATTaccaggaggaggaggctggaacTTCAGCACATCACATGTAGAGCCCAGTGGCATTTGTTCATTGGAAGGTCACCTGTGGGCCTGGGCAGGCACACAGACAATGGAGgaatctgtttgttttttaaaaataaatctgttcgGGGAAGCAGAGCAGTTACCCCACTGTGCAGATGCTTCTGCCCATCAGCTAAGGGCTGTGCCAACCACACAGCTCCCAAAATGCTCCCTGAAcactccaggcaggagctggtggtCAGCTTGCCCTTGGAGGTCTGGTTTGCCAGGAGCCCTCAGGACTGATGTACTCCAGGAAAGATTCTCTCCCAGCCTACAGAAATCACATGTTCAACACAGCAGGAGGCTTTAAGCTACACAGGAGTTTCCTCTGCCTTCTCTGAACAATGAAAAGGAAGCCAAGGATTTGCTAAGCTATGTAAGACCTTAACTGAGTAGTCCAGAAATCAATAAATACACGGCACAAAACAGGACTAGACTTGATCTCATTAcaataaaaatgtcactgaTTATACTGACGTGTTTTCATATAAAAACAGTTATGGATTTGATGAAAACATCAGTGTATTTTTGACTGATACTTACCTTCAGTACATTTTCTTATTCCAGAATAAAAACACCTTATTTACCATTAACTTGGGTTATTCAAGAAGTATTGACATGCAAAAGTTCAACACACCCAACTATTTTTGAGTAATTCTTCACATAGAAAAGTGACAAGATTTATAATTTACCCCTTATATGAAATATACCAAGTACAATAAAATTAACAGAGAATGTAAATAATGGGATGTTTGGTAAAATCAATGGAACTGCAAAGACCTGTTTTATTACAAGTGAAGTCCATTCTGTATAGtcacaaataaaaaacacaattaatttttcagcttctcagaTTTTTACCTATTTCAGTCTTCTTATATCTGTCTTTTCATTAATTGCACATTCTTCAACAGAAATCAAGATCTATTCCCTATATAACATTTTATACAACAAAAGAAAGTACCATGCTTTCAAACAGGGATTTACAGGAAGCTGTGTTTCACAAAGATTTGCCAAGTTGAGTGTCTGAAATTTAGCACATGAGCCAGTTTATCCAGACTTGACTGCTATTGGTATTTCCAGACAAAactgaaacagcagcacagctgccagtTTAGTTAATCTGAAATTTCTGGGAAGCCATTGTCTGCCCTGCAGAGGCTGTCACCCACCATCCTCATCCATAACTGCTGGAAGCTctgagctccagcactgccccctTCCCAGCGCTGACAGCCATCAGCTCTAatgcagcagctctctgccaaGAGATTCATCTTCAGGTCGTTTTATCATTTTTAAATCTGAGAGAGCTGTGCCTCTCCCAACTGTGACATGAACTGCTTCATCCCCGTGCACCCTGTGAcacccctgctgcccccagcgCCTGGCCCTAATGAAAGCCTTGTTCCAGGAGTCAGTGGCCCAGGCTGCCACTCCCAGCCTGACCCTGTGGGCTGACCCCATccctgggacagggacctgctgccccagcaccttccctggCCTTGCACTCGCTGCTCTGGGGTTTATTCTGTGCCATGTGTTTCATAAGTTTTGACTGGAAGGAAATCCCACACAGTCTCACCCTACCATCACTCCTAGCAGAACAAACACAATCCACTGAACCACAGCTCTCTCCCTCATCACAGCACCTACCCCACTCCCCAGACCTAAAACCAGCTGCTTGTACACCAGATTTGGTATATGTGACCAAAAATGACAAATCCTGGTATTAAGATTTATGTCTGGGATGATGCAAAATGATCCACTTTGATCCTTCATACAATGTGGATTATAAGTTTTTAAAACCAAGTGGCTCCACTAGAGACACCTCATTTTTATGCTGGTTTCTTATTTCTGATGTGGAATTTgcacctgtgctgctgtgagctggAGACAGAGGCTGCTGACAGTGTTGTCTCAGATCCTGCTGCCAGTCCTATCAAAGCCAAGCTGAGTAACCGTGGGCAGCAAAATCTGGTTTAGTTTTGCAGGAGCCAAGCCAAGGAAAGCCTTACAGAGGAAGTGATGCCAAAACTGGTAAAAAAGGGGatgtgagagcagcagggatAAAGGTTAGCCAAACTGTAACTACTTGGGCTTCTCCCTTTCTGAAGGAAATAGCATTATACAACAATATATGataaacatttatatttcagAGAGGTAGTAATATAACGACAAAGCTACGATCTGCTGCCAAGTCTGTGCCTTAGAAGGGATGGAAAAAAGTCCACAGAAGTTACAGAACTTTACAATCAAACAGAACTAACAAGGAAACACAAAGACACGTGACATCCTACAAGGCAAACCACACTGGAGATAAAACCAAAACTTTACCCTAAATGGACACACCACATGTGAAACCCCTGCTCACACAgtcacacatacacacacacattgaACAGAGGAGCTGGAGATCTGCCAGTTCAAGTCACAAGTGTGAAAAACCATTTCTGTGAATCTTTGATTCctgacagcagtgccaggatcTGTGAATGCAGACTGAGAGCATTCAGTGCCAAAAAGCAGACTCTAACAAGTCAGAAGGTTAAGAAGCTCAGCGTGAAAGTGCACCCTCTCTTCTGTCCAGGTTTTTGAGTTTGGTTCCAAGCCACAACTACTACTACAGTCTAAAAATGAAGGTATAAACCACTCCTCTAGCATGCAGCATTTCCTCCCAGTCATAGTAACACAAAACATCACTGAATAATTGCTCTTCCTTTGGGTTCTGCCTTTTCCACACTAAGCAGATTCAGCTCTAAAAGGTTCTTAAAGTTACAAACAGCCTATCATGTGGAGTACACATCAAAGACTTCTGTAAACCCATTTTGTATCTCTACAGTCACCACTTCAACAGGGAGTAATTTAACTAAATAATAAGAACATGGTTTTGGTTACACTATTTCTATGGAAAATAACATTGGTACTagctgtctctttttttctcttcccctttttttgaATCAATATGTTGGCAgaactcttttttccccctggaagGCCCAGCTTTAGTAAATGAAGgattagaatgaaaaaaaaaaaatgcaaagtaatATTTATGACAAGAAAGGGGGAAATACAAAGGTGGTTGGGGAATACTGCAAGAAACACAATGCCTACAAAATAATGCTGGTATGTGAAACAAGAAACCACATTAGTTCTTGAACTGGGTGTCACTGGGGACATTGCAAAATACAGGGTTCTTCACAGAGACACAAACAGCACATGCTCTGACTGGGATTCCTGTTCAGCCTCTCTAGGAGCCTTTTTATCCACCATAGGAATGCCATCAAATTGAATCAATGCACCTCATGCTAAATAAAAGAATTTCAATACGCTGAAGTATGTGACTATTCTTAAACACAAAGAAGTTGGACTTTGTTATGGATTGCATTAGTCTTCTATGCTGTTTCCCAAATTAAGATCACAGATTATTATCCCTTTTTCCTGTATCACAGAAGAATCTTGACTGGAAGGGAGCTCTGGAGCTCACTGGCTGTGAAGGCAGGTCAGGTAAATGCAGAGCCCCTTGCAGCTCCCCTGCCCACATCAGGAGATCTGTGCTGCAGGATCcccacagggatgtgtgtgggATCATCTGGATGCAGCTCAGACCTGTGAGTGACTCCAAAACATACAGCTCTGTACTACTGCTTTTACCTACCAGCACTTTCTGAACATCTGCAGAGTACAGTTTCAACATTAGTGACTCACTAACAGTTTGTCCCTCTAAGGCTCAGTAAAGCTGATAATCTTGTTTTTATCTTCTACGatgagcaagagaaaaaaaaccactgattCCTCTCCTGCAGTTTCATCTTAGCTGGGCTTCTAGCCAGAGTTaccaaaaaaatgaacaaataaaaacctttcCAGGTTCTTATTCCCTGAGCTTATATGCCTCCAAggtggggtttgtgtgtgtgctgggcacctgtttattttattttctgaactgtCCCAGGTGCTGTCTTTGGCTGCACCAGGTCTCCAGCCGGGCTCCTCCGAGCCACCACTGCCCCTGAGCAGCACAGTGGGGGAGAAGGCAGCTTCTgccctgggaagaagggagatgTCACCAATTCACCTCCAAAGGGCTGTTTTCTCCTGTGCAACCTAGCAGTGATCACTTGGACACAGAGCAGACGTGCTGGCACaatgcacagccctggcaccaaGCACACAAGCCTTTCTGCTCTGAGGAAAGGCAGCCCTGCACACATCACTTCACATGTACCTGAACACCACTCGTGTGCTAATGCAAACttgtgctctggctgctgccaccATGCCTCAGGCCAGCGAGGCTGTGAGCCAGCTCTGGAGATCCCTTACACAGGCCCTGACCCCTTGCCAAGCTCGTCAACAGCTCATCACACTGCCAGACACTGCCAGGCTCTGAAATGGAAGGTGATTCTGAGCCACTAAAGTCAGTGTTGGAGGAAAAAAGACCTTAGACAatcattttaaacaaaagatgCCCTGCACACTGATATTCTGCTCATTCTAAATGGATGCACCTCTGCAAAATCAGCAGGTACAGGTGCCACAGATAAACACTCTTAATAGTAAAACATAATAGTAGTAAAACAGAATCATGATCAGGATGGAAACAGCGCACTGTCCTACATGGGTCAAAAATCCCGAACAGAAGAAATTCGCCTTCGGTTGAAATACACtcatgaaataaagaaatttacCGTGAAATGTTCCTGTGATTTATAGTTCTCATCCAGGTAAACTCGAGCTCTGTTGTAGTCTTTCATTGCATCACTTGATAACAGTtctctgaaagagaaagaaaagactgaTCATGTAAAGGGAGATACAAATGTACTGCCTTGCCTCAGCGTTGCTCTGTGCTCTGACATCCCCAGCATCGCCCAAAGGAACCCAgggccttcctcctcctctggggGGAATTTCAGGGACAGAGCTGtcccctgccacaggcaccTGCCTGCACGCTCCAGATCTGCCCTCATCAGCCGCACCTTCAGTGTGGATCGCGAGGTTCCCAGTGCCATTTGGACACGACTGGGAAGGGTGTGGGTCTGTGCTGCCGACAATACtccgggaatttgggggatttgtgCCGCAGCCCGAGCGCGGCCCCGAGCGCGGCCCCGAGCGcgcagcgcccgccgccgccagcAGAGGGCGCGCGCGGCCGCGGCTCGCGGGTGCTGCCCGCGTTCCCTCCCAGCCGGATACATTACACCGGGATAAATTACACCGGGATAAATTAAACCGGGATAAATTACACCGGGATACGTTACACCGAGATATGTTAAACCGGGATACGTTACACCGGGATAAATTACACCGGGATACGTTAAACCGGGATACATTAAACCGGGATACATTACACCGGGATACATTAAACCGGGAATAAATTACACCGGGAATAAATTAAACCAGGATACATTAAACTGGGATAAATTAAACCGGGATACATTAAACCAGGATACATTAAACTGGAGATAAATTAAACCGGGATGCATTACACCGGGATACATTAAACCAGGATACATTACTCTGGGAATAAATTAAACCAGGATAAATTAAACCAGGATACATTAAACCGGGACACATTAAACCGGGATACATTAAGCCGAGATACATTAAACCGGGATACATTAAGCCGGGATACATTAAACCGGGATACATTAAACCGGGATACATTAAGCCGGGCTGCCTTACACCGGGCTCAGTAATCCCGTGTTGCACCGCTGACTGAGCGCTCCTGCCCTTGTCCCCAGCTcggggccaggctgtgccccccCACTTACTTCACGAACTTGTCCACGTGAGACATTGAAGCTTCGTAGTTTTTCCCTCCGAATTCTTGACAGTGTAAAGCCATGAAATGGGGCTTGTGAGCATGGACCAcctggaagagagagaaaagcgAGTTTTAACATTCAGCACACAGCAGGAACACTGACCCGTGCTCAGGGAGGACTGGCAGCTACTACCTGAGAGGTCACTgcacaagcagcagcaaagggagcACCATTTGCTATCTACATAAAAGATTCAGAACacataattattatttcaaatattcttaactaatatttccttttttaaactcTTACTTAGTTCCTGGgatgtatatatacatatatatatgtatatatatttttaatatattttaggatttatatttaaaatgtaaataaacttTTCCCCTCAAAGATGACATGATTAAGATAATCCAAACCTTTCCTTGTCTGGGAGGTAGAAAAGTTCAAACAATTCATTTGCtagagtggatttttttttcaacttttacAAAATTTCTCAGTGCTGTTTAGCAGCACTTTAGCAGTAgtgtttgatatttttatttatcgGCTATCTTATTTACAAAAGTATTTAATTAACAGATGCACATACACACCTGTTAACACTGGAGACATGGAAATCCATCATGCTATTCCAGGTGTTAGTCTTGAACACTGCAAATATCTTAGATACTACACAGTCAGCACTAGGATGCAATTACCATACCAAAACCCTAGAATGTCTGTCTTTCCTCATACCTCAAATCAAATACAGTGTTTAtaaatttgctgctgttttgaaCACACATTCAGCATTTCTCTGTCCTATggaattttctctgctttgcctCTATTCAGAACTGCAAACACCACATCCAAAATGTCTCTGCTAATACTGAGTCTCTCTCTATACCTTGTGTTCCATGCCTTATTGTGAATTAATGGACACAAGCTCCAGAACAACTTCCATTTTAACAGGGAACAGTCCGAAACAATCAACAAGGTGCCAGCGCAAGCATACACGGAGAGGACTGAAATCCCAGGTGGGATTCACTCATTTCTCAcgggtggcactgggt from Vidua chalybeata isolate OUT-0048 chromosome 8, bVidCha1 merged haplotype, whole genome shotgun sequence encodes:
- the LOC128791322 gene encoding DBF4-type zinc finger-containing protein 2 homolog produces the protein MAVCAQHVPSPMAVCAQRVPSPVAVCAQHVPSPMAVCAQHVPSPMAVCAQRVPSPMAVCAQRVPSLVAVCAQRVPSLVAVCPSVSPVCPSVSPARWQSVPACPQCVLACPQPCGSVCPACPQPCGSVCPACPQPHGSVCPACPQPHGSVCPACPQPHGSVSQHVPSPVAVCPSVSPVCPSVSPVCPSVSPAWWQCVPSVSPAWWQCVPACPQPGGSVCPACPQPGGSVSQRVPSVSQRVLSPVAECPSVSPVCPSVSPARWQCVPACPQCVPACPQCVPACPQPGGSVSQCVPSPVAVCPSMSPARWQCVPAYPQCVPVCP